Proteins encoded together in one Acanthochromis polyacanthus isolate Apoly-LR-REF ecotype Palm Island chromosome 12, KAUST_Apoly_ChrSc, whole genome shotgun sequence window:
- the LOC127536399 gene encoding zinc finger protein OZF-like isoform X1, with protein MDSSQKKCKHSNGVRCRTSEKDKDGSATTAKRDESLSCEQCGKTFITATKLRIHKRIHTVDKPFSCDQCGKAFTQKWSLKRHQLIHSGVKTFSCDQCGKAFNQKSHLANHQLIHSGVKLFSCDQCEKSFTHKRALKRHQLMHSEVKPFSCDQCGKAFTLKSQLKSHQLMHSEVKPFSCDQCGKAFTLKSQLKSHQLMHSGVKPFSCDQCGKAFIYKSYLKSHQLIHSGVKPFSCDQCGKAFIYKSYLKSHQLIHSGVKPFSCDQCVKTFTQHEQLLIHQCPHSGRKRYHCDSCEKTFKHQQSLKCHQRIHTGHDVWICDHCGKLFVMYSQLKAHEVTHTGVKPYICHQCGKRYSYNAKLKIHQRVHTGERPYRCDECKKTFTTLGSLKRHQQIHTRKKAFNQCHSENRTDGQHPQTCQHSSNGEHCCFDQSGPTSNQQGTLQRHQRMHTGHRLNPCQEDLSMQGSVKVLEVLHKLRVLEIRLHRIQV; from the exons aaatgtaaacacagcaatggagtgagatgtcggacctctgagaaggataaggatggttcagcaacaacagcaaaaagagatgaatcactcagttgtgagcaatgtggcaagacttttatcacagcaacaaagctcagaattcacaaacgtattcacactgtggacaaaccattcagctgtgatcagtgtggaaaggcttttactcagaagtggagcttaaaaagacatcaactcattcacagtggagttaaaacattcagctgtgatcagtgtggaaaggcttttaatCAGAAGAGTCATCTGgcaaatcatcaactcattcacagtggagtgaaattgttcagctgtgatcagtgtgagaagTCTTTTACACACAAGCGTGcgttaaaaagacatcaactaatgcacagtgaagttaaaccattcagctgtgatcaatgtggaaaggcttttactctgaagagtcagttaaaaagtcatcaactcatgcacagtgaagttaaaccattcagctgtgatcaatgtggaaaggcttttactctgaagagtcagttaaaaagtcatcaactcatgcacagtggagttaaaccattcagctgtgatcagtgtggaaaggcttttatttACAAGAGTtacttaaaaagtcatcaactcattcacagtggagttaaaccattcagctgtgatcagtgtggaaaggcttttatttACAAGAGTtacttaaaaagtcatcaactcattcacagtggagttaaaccattcagctgtgatcagtgtgtgaaaacctttactcaacatgaacagttgttgatccatcaatgcccccattctggtagaaagcggtaccactgtgactcctgtgaaaaaactttcaagcaccaacagagcttaaaatgtcaccaacgcatccacactggccATGATGTGTGgatatgtgatcactgtggcaaACTATTTGTAAtgtactcacagttaaaagctcatgaagtgacccacactggggttaaaccatacatttgtcaccagtgtgggaaacgctacagctacaatgcaaaactcaaaattcaccaacgtgtccacactggggagagaccatacagatgtgatgagtgtaagaagacttttacaactttgggttccctgaaacgacaccagcagatccacaccagaaagaaagcattcaatcagtgtcacagtgag aacagaacagatggacaacaccctcagacttgtcagcactcttcCAATGGTGAACattgctgctttgaccagtctggaccaacgtccaaccaacaaggaaccctacaacgacaccagcgtatgcacactggacacagactgaacccctgccaagaagatttgtccatgcagggttcagtaaaagttcttgaagtcctccacaaacttagagtccttgagatccggcttcacagaattcaggtctaa
- the LOC127536399 gene encoding zinc finger protein OZF-like isoform X2 produces the protein MDSSQKKCKHSNGVRCRTSEKDKDGSATTAKRDESLSCEQCGKTFITATKLRIHKRIHTVDKPFSCDQCGKAFTQKWSLKRHQLIHSGVKTFSCDQCGKAFNQKSHLANHQLIHSGVKLFSCDQCEKSFTHKRALKRHQLMHSEVKPFSCDQCGKAFTLKSQLKSHQLMHSEVKPFSCDQCGKAFTLKSQLKSHQLMHSGVKPFSCDQCGKAFIYKSYLKSHQLIHSGVKPFSCDQCGKAFIYKSYLKSHQLIHSGVKPFSCDQCVKTFTQHEQLLIHQCPHSGRKRYHCDSCEKTFKHQQSLKCHQRIHTGHDVWICDHCGKLFVMYSQLKAHEVTHTGVKPYICHQCGKRYSYNAKLKIHQRVHTGERPYRCDECKKTFTTLGSLKRHQQIHTRKKAFNQCHSENRWTTPSDLSALFQW, from the exons aaatgtaaacacagcaatggagtgagatgtcggacctctgagaaggataaggatggttcagcaacaacagcaaaaagagatgaatcactcagttgtgagcaatgtggcaagacttttatcacagcaacaaagctcagaattcacaaacgtattcacactgtggacaaaccattcagctgtgatcagtgtggaaaggcttttactcagaagtggagcttaaaaagacatcaactcattcacagtggagttaaaacattcagctgtgatcagtgtggaaaggcttttaatCAGAAGAGTCATCTGgcaaatcatcaactcattcacagtggagtgaaattgttcagctgtgatcagtgtgagaagTCTTTTACACACAAGCGTGcgttaaaaagacatcaactaatgcacagtgaagttaaaccattcagctgtgatcaatgtggaaaggcttttactctgaagagtcagttaaaaagtcatcaactcatgcacagtgaagttaaaccattcagctgtgatcaatgtggaaaggcttttactctgaagagtcagttaaaaagtcatcaactcatgcacagtggagttaaaccattcagctgtgatcagtgtggaaaggcttttatttACAAGAGTtacttaaaaagtcatcaactcattcacagtggagttaaaccattcagctgtgatcagtgtggaaaggcttttatttACAAGAGTtacttaaaaagtcatcaactcattcacagtggagttaaaccattcagctgtgatcagtgtgtgaaaacctttactcaacatgaacagttgttgatccatcaatgcccccattctggtagaaagcggtaccactgtgactcctgtgaaaaaactttcaagcaccaacagagcttaaaatgtcaccaacgcatccacactggccATGATGTGTGgatatgtgatcactgtggcaaACTATTTGTAAtgtactcacagttaaaagctcatgaagtgacccacactggggttaaaccatacatttgtcaccagtgtgggaaacgctacagctacaatgcaaaactcaaaattcaccaacgtgtccacactggggagagaccatacagatgtgatgagtgtaagaagacttttacaactttgggttccctgaaacgacaccagcagatccacaccagaaagaaagcattcaatcagtgtcacagtgag aacagatggacaacaccctcagacttgtcagcactcttcCAATGGTGA